Proteins co-encoded in one Saprospira grandis genomic window:
- a CDS encoding type B 50S ribosomal protein L31: protein MKQGLHPEDYRLVVFKDISTDYSFLTRSTAPSRDTITWEDGNEYPLVKLEISSASHPFYTGKMTFVDTAGRIDKFKKKFAKFDLG, encoded by the coding sequence ATGAAACAAGGATTGCATCCAGAAGACTATCGTCTTGTCGTGTTCAAAGATATTTCTACAGACTACAGCTTCCTAACGCGTTCTACTGCTCCTAGCAGAGACACGATCACTTGGGAAGATGGCAATGAGTATCCCCTCGTTAAGTTGGAGATCTCTAGCGCCTCTCATCCTTTCTACACAGGAAAGATGACTTTTGTAGATACTGCTGGACGTATCGACAAGTTCAAAAAGAAATTTGCCAAGTTCGACTTGGGCTAG
- a CDS encoding protein kinase domain-containing protein, with protein MPQQFYIAGSKEAISLPDKPFASGGEGGLYAIEHPVRYLDYVAKIYHPHKRKSESREEKLSYMLNNRPNVEQEGQHQPIIWVDQLLYDAQDNFVGYLMPKAKGEKLEVLCAPNLPKRLGRAWHRLAFGHEDAWRLRMKVCYNIAAAVSQLHASGRYVLVDLKPDNVLIQSNGLIALVDMDSIEVVENGQTVFPATVVTPEYTPPEYYDGLRPGEKCIPKSWDEFSLAVIFYRLLLGIHPFAASALPPYDQMVSLGDKIHQGLYVHHRQELFSVIPPPHRQFEELEEEIQALFNRSFVAGHQQPEERISAEEWGNTFMNSPLLLIDRPLPSKVLSVEHKQQQNWYELAVSRAVAELKLAAPELKELQEQLVDGGMNQKLFREKTLKLYKTAGRIALNLLKFVGIVFVVIVAFVFLIGAVSDDFDFATAFEVLGELFFFIPRTIFNLITSPSSWLFVLIPLIISSGQSIMKFVGKKVSQLLEFAQEQMALTKSQRRRYLEDKQYSLFTERVKLKQKVQDIRQELDTLLKLKEKRERNFQNTYGKNVRSANQRIQADIAKESYQIKVQDQKARELMRAEAKEIRALRQQYQNYLQAAPYSQILGHSPEQKLQQLPYWAGAEGIDKSEELQIARQLENWKNSFEKELQLIQNRYDQAQKELVQEGETHKIKIEDIVKKASKEIRQESQLDDKLLDKAYRKLLKTRNELLIELHGEEHKLKDLNQKIKLLRSELTQLR; from the coding sequence ATGCCCCAACAGTTTTATATAGCCGGCAGTAAAGAGGCCATCAGTTTGCCCGACAAACCCTTTGCAAGCGGAGGGGAGGGCGGTCTGTATGCCATTGAGCATCCCGTTCGTTATTTGGATTATGTGGCCAAAATTTATCATCCGCATAAGCGCAAGAGCGAAAGCCGAGAGGAGAAGCTGAGCTATATGCTTAATAATCGGCCCAATGTGGAGCAGGAAGGCCAACATCAGCCCATTATTTGGGTAGACCAACTGCTCTATGATGCTCAGGATAATTTTGTTGGTTACCTCATGCCCAAGGCCAAAGGCGAAAAATTGGAGGTGCTCTGTGCCCCCAATTTGCCCAAACGCCTAGGCCGTGCTTGGCACCGCCTAGCTTTTGGACATGAAGATGCCTGGCGCCTTCGGATGAAGGTTTGCTATAATATTGCCGCTGCCGTTTCTCAGTTGCATGCCAGTGGCCGCTATGTTTTAGTGGACCTGAAGCCCGATAATGTCTTGATTCAGAGCAATGGACTAATTGCTTTGGTGGATATGGATTCTATTGAGGTAGTGGAAAATGGGCAAACTGTTTTTCCCGCTACGGTGGTGACCCCAGAGTATACTCCTCCAGAGTATTATGATGGTTTGCGCCCTGGCGAAAAGTGTATCCCCAAAAGCTGGGATGAGTTTAGCTTGGCGGTTATTTTTTATCGCCTTTTGCTAGGGATTCACCCCTTTGCCGCCTCTGCCCTACCGCCTTATGACCAGATGGTTTCTTTGGGCGATAAGATTCATCAGGGGCTCTATGTGCACCATCGGCAAGAGCTATTTAGTGTGATTCCGCCTCCGCATCGGCAATTTGAAGAGCTAGAAGAGGAAATCCAAGCCCTTTTTAACCGAAGCTTTGTTGCGGGCCATCAGCAGCCAGAAGAACGCATTTCGGCTGAAGAATGGGGCAACACCTTTATGAATAGCCCCCTTTTACTGATTGATCGGCCGCTGCCCTCTAAGGTCCTTTCCGTAGAACATAAACAGCAGCAAAACTGGTACGAACTAGCCGTCAGCCGAGCTGTAGCCGAGCTCAAACTAGCCGCACCAGAGCTCAAAGAGCTACAAGAGCAATTGGTAGATGGCGGCATGAACCAAAAGCTTTTTAGAGAGAAAACCCTAAAGCTTTATAAAACTGCTGGACGCATTGCCCTCAACCTATTGAAGTTTGTTGGGATTGTCTTTGTTGTGATTGTGGCCTTTGTCTTCCTCATTGGTGCCGTCTCCGATGACTTTGATTTTGCCACCGCTTTTGAGGTATTAGGCGAGCTCTTTTTCTTTATTCCCAGAACGATCTTCAACCTCATTACAAGCCCATCGAGCTGGCTCTTTGTGCTCATCCCGCTGATCATTAGCTCGGGCCAGAGTATCATGAAGTTTGTGGGTAAAAAAGTAAGTCAACTGCTCGAGTTTGCCCAAGAACAAATGGCCCTGACCAAATCTCAGCGCCGTCGCTACCTAGAAGACAAGCAATATAGCCTGTTTACAGAAAGGGTGAAGCTCAAGCAAAAGGTACAGGATATTCGCCAAGAACTAGACACCTTGCTCAAGCTCAAGGAGAAAAGAGAGCGCAACTTCCAAAACACCTATGGCAAAAATGTTCGCTCGGCCAACCAAAGAATCCAAGCCGATATTGCCAAAGAAAGCTATCAAATTAAGGTGCAAGACCAAAAAGCTAGAGAGCTGATGCGGGCCGAGGCCAAGGAAATCCGAGCGCTTCGCCAACAGTATCAAAACTACTTGCAGGCTGCGCCTTATAGCCAGATTCTAGGCCATAGTCCCGAGCAAAAACTACAGCAACTGCCCTATTGGGCCGGAGCCGAAGGCATAGATAAAAGCGAAGAACTGCAAATTGCTCGGCAGCTAGAAAACTGGAAAAATAGCTTTGAAAAAGAACTGCAACTCATTCAAAATCGCTACGACCAAGCCCAAAAGGAACTGGTCCAAGAAGGAGAAACACACAAAATCAAAATTGAGGATATTGTCAAAAAAGCCTCTAAAGAAATTCGCCAAGAATCTCAGCTGGATGACAAACTCCTCGATAAAGCCTACCGAAAGTTGCTCAAAACTCGCAACGAACTGCTCATAGAATTACATGGCGAGGAACATAAACTCAAGGACCTCAACCAGAAAATTAAACTTTTGCGCTCAGAGCTCACTCAGCTCCGATAA
- a CDS encoding vWA domain-containing protein: MSYFQGETPDNYEQKCLCTLVLDTSGSMGGEPIRELNRGLQEFYAAIEEDLIAANRLEVSIVTFGSRINTIQEPSLIEGFDMPTLGVSGTTRLVDAVREAMRKTEERKQWYKETGQPYYRPIVVLITDGEPDRDQDVNGISAEIREAVEGKRFTFFGLGVKGYNHATLQRICPPTAPPMPLAGYKFSEFFKWLSNSIGIITKSKEGETIELPPISDWAQMKF, translated from the coding sequence ATGAGCTACTTTCAGGGAGAAACCCCAGACAATTACGAACAGAAATGTTTGTGCACCTTGGTCCTCGATACTTCGGGATCTATGGGTGGCGAACCTATCCGCGAGCTCAACCGTGGCTTGCAGGAATTTTATGCGGCTATTGAGGAGGACCTCATTGCGGCCAACCGCCTAGAGGTAAGTATTGTGACCTTTGGCAGCCGAATCAATACGATCCAAGAACCCTCACTAATTGAGGGCTTTGATATGCCTACCTTGGGCGTTAGTGGCACCACTCGCCTAGTCGATGCCGTTCGAGAAGCGATGCGCAAAACAGAAGAGCGCAAGCAATGGTACAAAGAAACGGGGCAGCCCTATTACCGCCCTATTGTGGTCCTCATTACCGATGGCGAACCCGATAGAGACCAGGATGTCAATGGCATTTCTGCCGAAATCCGCGAAGCCGTTGAAGGCAAGCGCTTTACCTTTTTTGGCCTAGGCGTAAAAGGATACAATCATGCTACCCTACAACGCATCTGCCCCCCAACCGCTCCGCCTATGCCTCTAGCAGGCTATAAGTTCTCGGAGTTCTTCAAGTGGTTGAGCAATAGTATTGGCATTATTACCAAATCTAAAGAAGGAGAAACCATTGAGCTTCCTCCTATTAGTGATTGGGCCCAAATGAAGTTTTAA
- a CDS encoding PP2C family serine/threonine-protein phosphatase → MNQEEKSPWVLAYASVIGNGHIQSGTPCQDSTAHHRINEDWGVAVVCDGAGSAAQSHIGSDFVARNTAHCLEEVIQRCAWSPSQLPDEQTWRKEAQRALQLVMQRLMQFAEKREIPLPQLACTVLATLYCEGALLTVHIGDGRAAYSDAPGQWKALIAPYRGNEANETVFITSRIWNPAGIEEYIESSVTTGPIRAFALMSDGCEKAAFEVNIFDPKTKKYSDPNRPFPRFFEPNVPGLRQLHKEQKSQAEINTLWSGFLTAGTKQFKHEIDDKSMILAVRLAEVPQEKNI, encoded by the coding sequence ATGAATCAGGAAGAAAAAAGCCCTTGGGTCTTAGCCTATGCTTCGGTAATTGGCAACGGACATATTCAATCGGGCACCCCCTGCCAGGATAGCACGGCCCACCACCGCATCAATGAAGATTGGGGAGTGGCGGTGGTCTGCGATGGTGCAGGTTCTGCGGCCCAATCACATATTGGGTCTGATTTTGTGGCCCGAAATACGGCCCATTGTTTAGAGGAAGTGATTCAGCGCTGTGCTTGGTCGCCCAGCCAACTGCCCGATGAACAAACTTGGCGCAAAGAGGCCCAAAGAGCCCTACAACTGGTGATGCAACGCCTCATGCAGTTTGCCGAGAAAAGAGAGATTCCGCTGCCTCAATTGGCTTGTACGGTCTTGGCCACCCTCTACTGTGAAGGGGCCCTACTTACCGTACATATTGGCGATGGCCGGGCCGCCTACTCCGATGCCCCAGGCCAATGGAAGGCCCTTATTGCCCCCTACCGAGGCAATGAAGCCAATGAAACGGTCTTTATTACCTCTAGAATTTGGAATCCCGCCGGCATTGAGGAATATATTGAAAGCTCGGTGACTACTGGCCCAATTCGCGCCTTTGCCCTAATGAGCGACGGTTGTGAAAAAGCGGCTTTTGAGGTTAATATCTTTGACCCCAAAACAAAAAAATACAGCGATCCCAATCGGCCATTTCCCCGCTTTTTTGAGCCCAATGTGCCTGGTCTGCGCCAACTGCATAAAGAGCAAAAAAGCCAAGCGGAAATCAATACACTATGGAGCGGCTTTTTGACCGCTGGCACCAAGCAATTTAAGCATGAGATTGACGACAAAAGTATGATTTTGGCCGTTCGTCTAGCCGAAGTGCCCCAAGAAAAAAATATTTAA
- the scpB gene encoding SMC-Scp complex subunit ScpB produces MQEHLERYIEALIFSAELPIKLGEIVACLESAFSDSFSKKQVQLAIEGLMARYQEEQYSFELLEIAEGYQFLTKSNYYDLIGIYLKQKSKKKLSRSALETLAIIAYQQPVSKSEMERVRGVSCDYAVQKLLEKELIEIKGRSTDPGRPLLYGVSSKFMEHFGLASMKELPKLKEFKLPDNAIGEAEKLIE; encoded by the coding sequence ATGCAAGAACATTTAGAACGATATATAGAGGCGCTCATCTTCAGTGCAGAGTTGCCGATAAAATTGGGAGAAATAGTGGCTTGTTTGGAGTCGGCTTTTAGCGATAGCTTTAGCAAAAAACAGGTCCAACTCGCTATAGAGGGCCTGATGGCGCGCTACCAAGAGGAGCAATATAGTTTTGAGCTTTTAGAAATAGCGGAGGGCTATCAGTTTTTGACCAAAAGCAACTACTATGATTTGATTGGGATATATCTCAAGCAAAAGAGTAAGAAAAAGCTATCGCGTTCGGCTCTAGAGACCTTGGCCATAATAGCTTATCAGCAGCCGGTGTCTAAGTCAGAAATGGAGCGTGTGCGGGGCGTAAGCTGTGATTATGCCGTGCAAAAATTGCTAGAAAAAGAATTGATAGAAATAAAGGGGCGGTCTACAGATCCTGGTCGGCCCTTATTATATGGAGTAAGTAGTAAATTTATGGAGCATTTTGGGCTGGCTTCAATGAAAGAGCTGCCCAAGCTCAAGGAATTTAAACTGCCAGATAACGCCATTGGCGAGGCAGAAAAGTTAATAGAGTAA
- a CDS encoding caspase family protein, with amino-acid sequence MKKQILGILLLLMGAIQLQAQLQCLSGNCDNGIGRARKFLGEMPQGTYEGEFKNGKFDGLGKFSFVKGGFFEGRFKNGLYNGEGVLIDPEGNIKAGRWEDNILVEVNPKIRKASECLQGDCENGYGKSKDYKGRVYEGYFVDRKYEGKGSLTYSDGSKYEGDWKNGLPHGEGTHYYRNGHKLSGRWVEGRCTENPIKMWAVVVGVADYQDFDKLTYTIDDAQKFYSFLRSPEGGALPSDQVKLLLDKEATAKNILNSMGDLYEQADSNDLIIFYFAGHGLEGGFLPVDYQRNGSNTLYHTAVANMLNDSDAKFKLILADACHSGSLMATYAEYRDNGNELPPANNMNMGRDVIAQYKESFKRVDGGLAMILSSASEEISLETKKFEQGVFSYFLIMGLKGYADADGNYIITVQELFDFIAKNVRKFTYGFQTPKMMGFLSEDYMPEGLNTEEMEEKNKEFVEEMPVGFGSKK; translated from the coding sequence ATGAAAAAGCAAATTTTGGGCATCCTGCTCCTTTTGATGGGGGCGATACAGTTGCAGGCGCAGCTACAATGTTTGAGTGGGAACTGCGACAATGGGATTGGTCGGGCTCGAAAATTTTTGGGCGAGATGCCCCAGGGGACCTATGAGGGGGAATTTAAGAATGGCAAATTTGATGGCTTAGGCAAGTTCTCTTTTGTCAAAGGCGGCTTTTTTGAGGGGCGGTTTAAGAATGGTTTATACAATGGCGAGGGCGTATTGATTGACCCTGAGGGGAACATCAAGGCGGGACGTTGGGAAGACAATATTTTGGTAGAAGTCAATCCAAAGATCCGCAAAGCCAGTGAGTGTTTGCAGGGAGATTGTGAGAACGGCTATGGTAAATCTAAGGACTATAAAGGTCGGGTTTATGAGGGGTATTTTGTAGACCGAAAATACGAGGGCAAGGGAAGCTTGACCTATAGTGATGGCAGTAAATACGAGGGGGATTGGAAGAATGGCTTGCCGCATGGAGAGGGCACGCATTACTACCGAAACGGGCATAAATTGAGTGGTCGTTGGGTAGAGGGTCGTTGTACGGAAAACCCTATTAAGATGTGGGCTGTAGTGGTGGGAGTTGCTGATTATCAGGACTTTGATAAATTGACCTATACCATTGATGATGCGCAAAAATTTTATAGTTTTTTGCGTAGTCCGGAGGGGGGAGCCTTGCCTAGTGATCAGGTTAAATTGTTGTTGGACAAGGAGGCCACGGCCAAAAACATCTTGAACAGCATGGGTGATTTGTATGAGCAGGCGGACAGCAACGACCTTATTATTTTCTACTTTGCGGGCCATGGTTTGGAGGGTGGATTTTTGCCTGTAGACTATCAGCGCAATGGCAGCAACACCTTATATCATACGGCGGTGGCCAATATGTTGAACGACAGTGATGCTAAATTCAAATTGATTTTGGCCGATGCTTGTCACTCGGGCAGTTTGATGGCTACTTATGCGGAATATCGGGACAACGGCAATGAGTTGCCGCCGGCCAACAACATGAACATGGGCCGTGATGTAATTGCGCAATACAAAGAGAGTTTCAAGCGGGTAGATGGTGGTTTGGCCATGATTTTATCTTCTGCCTCGGAGGAAATTTCTTTAGAGACCAAAAAATTTGAGCAGGGGGTATTTTCTTACTTCTTGATTATGGGGCTTAAGGGTTATGCGGATGCGGATGGCAACTACATTATCACGGTGCAGGAGTTATTTGACTTTATTGCCAAGAACGTCCGTAAATTCACCTATGGTTTTCAGACCCCTAAAATGATGGGATTTTTGAGTGAGGACTACATGCCAGAGGGTTTGAACACAGAAGAAATGGAGGAGAAAAACAAAGAATTTGTGGAGGAGATGCCTGTAGGCTTTGGCTCTAAGAAATAG
- a CDS encoding LytR/AlgR family response regulator transcription factor produces MNVLIVDDEPLARDVLQTYIEKIPSLTLIGSCQNAIEAFEQLNSQKVDLMLLDIHMPQISGIDFLKTLAQPPLVIFTTAYSNYALESYELNVVDYLLKPIAFDRFVKAIDKAMGLQKNRGQERQTKAAEPQTKGSDYIFVKADKKLIKVRFDEIFYIEGLKDYVILHTPQGRIVTLQTMKLLEAKLPAQLFKRVHRSYIANLSKIAMLEGNMLELNGKSIPVGKNYRDELLAIINEKRL; encoded by the coding sequence ATGAATGTTTTAATCGTTGATGACGAACCCCTAGCCAGAGACGTTCTGCAAACTTATATTGAAAAAATTCCCAGCCTAACACTAATCGGTAGCTGCCAAAATGCCATAGAGGCCTTTGAACAACTCAATAGCCAAAAGGTAGACCTCATGCTGCTCGATATTCATATGCCCCAAATTTCAGGCATCGATTTTCTCAAAACATTGGCCCAGCCGCCCTTGGTCATTTTTACCACGGCTTACTCCAATTATGCCCTAGAAAGCTATGAGCTCAATGTAGTCGATTATCTGCTCAAACCCATCGCTTTCGACCGCTTTGTCAAGGCTATTGATAAGGCCATGGGACTGCAAAAAAATAGAGGGCAAGAACGACAAACAAAAGCCGCAGAACCCCAAACAAAAGGCAGCGACTATATCTTTGTCAAAGCAGATAAAAAACTAATTAAGGTCCGTTTCGACGAAATTTTTTATATTGAAGGACTCAAGGATTATGTTATTTTACATACGCCCCAAGGCCGAATCGTTACCCTGCAAACTATGAAGTTGCTGGAGGCCAAACTGCCCGCCCAGCTCTTCAAAAGGGTCCATCGCTCCTATATCGCCAACCTGAGCAAAATTGCGATGCTAGAAGGCAATATGCTGGAGCTCAATGGCAAAAGTATTCCCGTGGGCAAAAATTATCGCGACGAACTGCTGGCCATTATCAATGAAAAGCGCTTGTAA
- a CDS encoding NAD(P)H-hydrate dehydratase translates to MKILTLEQLRAAEQAALAAEQISNLDLMQRAAKTFADWLAEQFPAGEYQWLSFLCGSGNNGGDGLAAARILSEMGYGVEVFIYRLNRETEDFLDQYEALKASGEVEITEIFSLADLPVFDEREIIVDALLGSGLNRPLEGELAEIVEAINQCPNIILALDCPTGLQAEQPTVSSSIQADYTLSFETPRFAFMFPDNYDRVGEFHFRSIGLPQEFIANLPAHNYYVTPKTIANIYQKRGKYAHKGLFGHALLIMGSHGKMGAAILATRACLRAGAGLVTVHVPSCGYEVIQGAVPEAMVNLDDDRYVFTRIYDLQKYNTIAIGCGLSTKNKTRNALCYLLKHRDTPTVLDADALNILAQSPDWWEYIPKQSILTPHPKEFERMFGRSHNNFERYELLRQNAMELEVYIILKGANSCIATPEGNCYFNSTGNPGMGTAGSGDVLTGILTGLLAQPYSPLEACILGVYVHGLAGDLAVVEKSQEGLMAGDLIDYLGKAFLALNPKRKKIQKKVQSKHPIV, encoded by the coding sequence ATGAAAATACTAACACTAGAACAACTAAGAGCGGCAGAACAGGCGGCCTTAGCCGCCGAACAGATTAGCAATTTGGACCTGATGCAGAGGGCGGCCAAAACCTTTGCAGATTGGCTGGCCGAGCAGTTCCCTGCCGGAGAGTACCAATGGCTGAGCTTTCTTTGTGGCTCTGGAAATAATGGTGGCGATGGACTAGCCGCTGCCCGCATCCTCTCTGAAATGGGCTATGGGGTAGAGGTCTTTATTTATCGCCTAAATCGAGAAACCGAAGACTTTCTGGACCAATATGAGGCCCTTAAAGCTAGCGGCGAGGTAGAGATTACCGAAATCTTCAGCCTAGCCGATCTCCCCGTTTTTGATGAACGTGAAATTATTGTGGATGCGCTTTTGGGCTCTGGCCTCAACCGCCCTTTAGAGGGCGAATTGGCGGAAATTGTTGAAGCCATCAATCAATGTCCCAATATTATTTTGGCCCTAGATTGCCCCACGGGCCTACAGGCCGAGCAACCTACGGTTAGCAGTAGCATTCAGGCCGATTATACCCTCAGTTTTGAGACCCCTCGCTTTGCTTTTATGTTCCCCGATAATTATGATCGGGTGGGCGAGTTTCATTTTCGCTCTATTGGCTTGCCGCAGGAGTTTATTGCCAATTTGCCAGCGCATAATTATTATGTGACGCCTAAAACCATTGCCAATATTTACCAGAAAAGAGGTAAGTATGCCCATAAAGGGCTTTTTGGTCATGCCTTGCTCATTATGGGTAGCCATGGAAAAATGGGGGCGGCTATTTTGGCCACTCGCGCTTGCCTGCGGGCGGGTGCTGGCCTAGTGACCGTGCATGTGCCAAGCTGCGGCTATGAGGTGATTCAGGGCGCGGTGCCCGAGGCCATGGTCAATTTGGATGATGATCGCTATGTGTTTACCCGCATCTACGATCTCCAAAAATATAATACGATTGCCATTGGTTGCGGACTGAGCACCAAGAATAAAACCCGCAATGCACTTTGCTATTTGCTTAAGCACCGAGATACGCCCACGGTCCTAGATGCCGATGCTTTGAACATTTTGGCGCAGAGTCCAGACTGGTGGGAGTACATTCCCAAACAGAGTATTCTCACGCCGCATCCCAAAGAGTTTGAGCGTATGTTTGGCCGCAGCCACAACAATTTTGAGCGCTACGAATTGCTGCGCCAAAATGCCATGGAACTAGAGGTTTACATCATTCTCAAGGGGGCGAATAGCTGTATTGCGACCCCAGAGGGCAACTGCTATTTTAACTCAACGGGGAACCCTGGCATGGGGACCGCGGGTAGTGGCGATGTGCTCACGGGCATCTTGACGGGCTTGCTGGCCCAACCCTATAGCCCATTAGAGGCTTGTATTTTAGGGGTTTATGTGCATGGCCTGGCGGGTGATTTGGCCGTAGTGGAGAAGAGCCAAGAGGGCCTAATGGCAGGCGATCTAATTGATTATTTGGGCAAGGCCTTTTTGGCCCTCAATCCCAAGCGCAAAAAGATACAGAAGAAGGTCCAGAGCAAGCATCCTATTGTTTAG
- a CDS encoding pseudouridine synthase produces the protein MKKEKYTGPFRNRRKGQPKEQKEEQKAPQEERSDMRLNKYLAHSGVSSRRKADEIIKEGRVTVNGQVVLEMGHRLEPEKDEVKLDGKVITPIKEYVYLLMNKPYNVISTVSDERGRRTVLDIAREHTTKRVYPVGRLDRNTTGLLLLTNDGDLAQKMAHPSYEVTKIYRITLDKPVAEEHVEAIRNTLELEDGPAPVDKIEYVPDSDGRSLNVELHIGRNRIVRRLFEHFGYEVKRLDRRKYGMLTKKGLRPGHCRPLRADELAILKHLT, from the coding sequence ATGAAAAAAGAAAAGTATACGGGACCATTTCGCAACAGACGAAAGGGGCAGCCCAAGGAGCAGAAAGAAGAGCAAAAGGCGCCGCAAGAGGAGCGCAGCGATATGCGTTTGAATAAATATTTGGCCCATTCTGGAGTAAGTTCTAGACGCAAAGCGGATGAGATCATCAAAGAGGGGCGGGTTACTGTAAACGGCCAGGTTGTTTTAGAAATGGGGCATCGGCTAGAGCCAGAAAAAGACGAGGTCAAACTAGATGGCAAAGTCATTACGCCCATAAAAGAGTATGTTTATCTCTTGATGAACAAACCATATAATGTCATCAGCACCGTTAGTGATGAGCGGGGGCGGCGGACCGTATTGGATATTGCCAGAGAGCATACGACTAAGCGGGTATATCCTGTTGGTCGTTTGGACCGCAACACAACGGGTTTGCTTTTGCTGACCAATGATGGTGATTTGGCCCAAAAAATGGCGCATCCTAGTTATGAGGTGACTAAAATTTACCGGATTACCTTAGACAAGCCGGTGGCGGAGGAGCATGTAGAGGCCATTCGCAACACCTTAGAGTTGGAAGATGGTCCGGCCCCGGTAGACAAAATAGAGTATGTGCCAGATAGTGATGGCCGTAGTTTGAACGTAGAGCTACATATTGGTCGCAACCGCATTGTTCGGCGATTATTTGAGCACTTTGGTTATGAGGTTAAGCGTTTGGACCGAAGAAAGTACGGCATGCTGACCAAAAAGGGCTTACGGCCTGGGCATTGTCGGCCTTTGCGGGCAGATGAGCTGGCCATATTGAAGCATTTGACCTAA
- a CDS encoding sensor histidine kinase, which translates to MEATVPLNWISRFWSYVERPWLYHLLLWLLYFNLMLTINYNGWAELPFTLKTLGIHLFFVMALVYWNLWQILPQYLAQKKIGRYFLMATFATFLITPLELICLYWVMDEYTAAQEHLLKNQHIHFLFNFFVLSLSTALKIGKEWLRQERIKRDLEKRNLQSELSFLKSQINPHFLFNTLNNLYALSLKKSDKAPELVLRLSAMMRYMLYECNEKMVPLQKEISYMENYLALEQIRYGDKAQIALHYPQPLPQSVEVPPCSLFPF; encoded by the coding sequence ATGGAAGCTACGGTCCCTTTAAATTGGATAAGCCGCTTTTGGAGCTATGTCGAGCGCCCCTGGCTCTACCATTTGTTATTGTGGCTGCTCTATTTTAACCTGATGCTCACCATTAACTACAATGGCTGGGCAGAGCTGCCCTTTACCCTAAAGACCTTGGGCATCCATTTGTTTTTTGTGATGGCCTTGGTCTACTGGAATCTTTGGCAAATCTTGCCCCAATATTTGGCCCAGAAGAAAATTGGCCGCTACTTTCTGATGGCTACTTTTGCCACCTTTCTCATTACGCCCCTAGAGCTGATTTGTTTATATTGGGTGATGGACGAATATACGGCAGCACAAGAACATCTGCTGAAAAACCAACATATTCATTTCCTTTTCAATTTCTTTGTCCTCAGTCTGAGTACCGCCCTAAAAATTGGCAAAGAATGGTTGCGGCAAGAGCGCATCAAAAGAGATCTAGAAAAGCGGAACCTGCAATCGGAGCTCAGTTTTCTTAAGTCGCAAATCAATCCCCACTTTCTTTTTAATACCCTCAATAACCTCTATGCCCTCAGCCTAAAGAAATCAGATAAGGCCCCAGAGCTGGTCCTCCGCCTTTCGGCCATGATGCGCTATATGCTTTATGAATGCAATGAGAAAATGGTTCCCCTACAAAAAGAAATTAGTTATATGGAAAACTATCTGGCCTTGGAACAAATCCGCTATGGCGACAAGGCCCAGATTGCCCTGCATTACCCCCAACCGCTTCCGCAAAGCGTAGAAGTGCCCCCCTGCTCTTTATTCCCTTTCTAG